Within Capra hircus breed San Clemente chromosome 7, ASM170441v1, whole genome shotgun sequence, the genomic segment GATGTGTCTGTATTGAAAGAATACACAATGTCCTTATTTATTCCTTCATCCGAATCAGAGGCGTTAACAGTCACTACTAGGGTACCATTTGGtgcattttcaaataatttgacTTTGTAGATCGTGCTCTCAAACTCCGGAGCATTGTCGTTTACATCTAGAACGGTGATCTTCAGTTGAGTAGTACCACTGAGTTCTGGTTTCCCACCGTCAACTGCAGTTATAAGTAAGTGATGCTCAGGAGTGTCCTCTCGATTTAAAAGTTTTTTCAGCACAAGTCCAAGGGATTTAATTTCctcatcatttctttttacatCCAAGGTAAAATATTCATTGGAGTTAAGCCTGTAAGTTAATAAAGAATTAGCTCCGATATCTACATCTGATGCGCCCTCTAGCGGAATCCGAGAACCAGGCTGCCGGGattcataaataaacaaattttttactGCCATTGGAAAAACCGGTGGGTTGTCGTTAATGTCCTTCACCTCCACCTCCACATGGAACACCTGCAGCGGCCGGTCCACGATCACCTCCAGGTGGATGCTGCATTCCGCCCTCGGCCCGCACAGCTCCTCCCTGTCGATCCGAGAATTCACAAACAAAATGCCATTCTGCAGATTTACCTCCAGAAGATCCCCGCGGTCTTTGGACGCCACCCTGAACAAGCGCGGCACCAGCTCCTCCAGCTCCAGTCCCAGGTCCTGCGTGATTCGGCCCACGAAAGTGCCGTGTTTGGCCTCCTCGGAGACCCAGTAGTGGACCTGGCCGCTCCCGGCCTCCCAGAACAGGAGAAACATTACCGAAAGCAGTAGTCGGCAGTCTCCCTGACCTTCTCTCCAGGAAAGTACCATTGCAAGCGTTTTCCAAGTATTGGGTCGCTTTTGCAACgatcaaaattttgaaaatacttttagtTCCTTATTCTTCATTTCATAAATAATCATTCCATGCCCATATTTCACAGATGGTGAGGAAAAGCAGCATCTTACTACGTAATGAATGCTGTATTTCTTCTGTGGTAAAATACCTTGCGGTGGACAGCGACCTCATGTGGCTAAATGTGTAGGTATTAAATAAATCTATCTTTTCCTTCCATTGAACTTCCctcaatttttttccttgttaatttccTTCCCACTCCTCAAAGTcttcatgtattttttcaaaatatatgcttAGAACTTTTCTACTAATTCATGACTTTCAATTAGGCCAGTCCATTCCATACAGTTAAATATAGTAAAATAGTGATTATTGTTTTAACAGTAGTGGACATCTATTGGAAATATTTCCCATATGACAAGTGCTATTCCATTTGTTTTAACAGGGTTATCTCATTAAATTTTCACAACAACCTTCTGAGGTAGGTATTAATATGATTCAGTTTTTAGAAACACTGAAGTGGAAACATGTACAGGTtagtaacttaaaaaataatactgacTTGTGGTGTTGAGTGGGATCTCAATCTACTTCAAGATTCATGACTTTAACCACTTGACCACAAAGtctacattttacagaaaaatcagGCCTTTGATATTTGTAACcattaaaacaacaaaactgataaaaatgtgtgtatatatgcatatatacacacacaatttaCTTCTATATTATTATGGCAATTTGttactttataaaatatgttcacttatatttcttcctttatagAATGTCTACAAACCATTTTTGTGTCCTTTATCCAACAACTGCATCTTTGTTAGCTGTCTCAACTATTGTTTATATAAAGATTTCACAAGTCagtcttattgttgttgttaagtcattaagtcatgtctaactcttttgcaaccctatggactgtagtccaccaggctcctctgtccatgggacttctcaggcaagaacactggagtggattaccattttcttctctagataATCTTTCTGACACactgatcaaacccacatctcctgcattggcagtcggattctttactactgagccaccagggaagccaaagtcaGTATTTTACAGTACAGTTATTTTGTAAATTTGGTTTTTGCTGCATAAAAACACAGCAAATTGTTTGATTTGGATATTTGTTATATTCACATCATACCAGGggaaattatattaattttttaaatctctatacCATTTATACATTTCAATTTACCCGTATAtcctaatggagaaggcaatggcaccccactccagtactcttgcctggaaaattccatggacggaggagcctggtaggctgcagtccatggggtcaccaagagtcggacatgactgagcgacttcactttcactttttactttcatacattggagaaggaaatggcagcccactccagtgttcttgcttggagaatcccagggactggggagcctggtgggctgccatctatggggtcgcacagagccagacacgattgaagtgacttagcagcagcagtatatccTAAAATGTTCCCAATATGAAATAATTGTGTTTTTACTAATCTTCACTCTGGATGAATTTCTGGCTTCCAATTTGTTAAAAAGTTGTTACGTGAAAGAACTGGTGTTTAATCattgaagagagaaaaatagttTTAGAATCTGACTCACTTTTTCAACATATGTAAAACTAGGCCATGAAAGCGTTTGGAAGTTGAACAGAGAAAATTCATGGGAAGAGGTTGAATTTAGAGAGGTAAGAGTATGCCCAAATTCTGCTTATAATCAGactctttttaaatgaaattgaaCATGTGATTTAAGGGAATTCCTTGTtgatccaatggttaggactccttgcttccactgctgggagTGTGGCCAAAAACCAACAAACTGTCATTTAAGTATTACGAGAATAGTTCTCATAACAGGTTTTTCCATGTACTCATTGAATGCAACCAACATTGCAGTTTActcatattttattattcatatttGGAATAGAATAAATTAtcaattaaattttaatgaataaataagtgaatattttaaattaactttctttaaaatatgaggTAAATTAATGATATTTGTTTATATCAAACATAATTTCTAGTTGATTCTGCTATACTAGTTcatgaaaaagaagtaaacattTAAGACTTATTTTGGAAAAGAATGGATCTaggaaataattataattatcagTATGCCAGTAGGTGCTTTGGTGGATCTTTAAAGGTAGTAGCTAGTTTTAAAATGAGaggcaaaattaaaaatttttaatatcatGGACTTCATATCAGTAAGATACCTTTCACAGCTTACTGTAATACTATACATTTCATGATACTTAAGAGTGTACTTTTCTGCAAAATGGAATGCCATAGGGAATTTATAAGAGAGTAGACCCCATAATGATTATTAAGAGATGCTGCTaactgctaactcgcttcagtcgtgtccgactctgtgtgaccccatagacggcagcccaccaggcttccccgtccctgggattctccaggcaagaacaccagagtgggttgccatttccttctccaacatgaaagtggaaagtgcaagtgaagccgctcagtcatgtccaacccttagcgaccccatggactgtagcccaccaggctcctccgtccatggaattttccaggcaagagtactggagtggggtgccattgccttctccattaagaGATGAAGGTAATACTAAAGAAACTATATGAGTTTAGAAAACTGAGCTAATATGTGGATAAAGTATTAGTGAGTAATATCTACTCTCACTTAGACATCTCTTGGCAACTGAatcaagaaaatgtaaatatgaaataaaaatcagtaagaGCTTATACAATGATCTGTTGTGATTCCTGGAAATATGGACACACTTGGATATAATATAAAAGCTTACAGTTTACCTAGAATAGAATATAGTGACTAGACTGTTGGTAGGAGAGATTCCATTTAACCATTCATATTTTCTGCACACAAGTCTCAAGAAAGTGATGAGTAGTGATGACTCATCTTAAGAAAGagctttttcctcatctgttcaagacatttgtttttctctgtaaagTCTCAGATGAACTTTTCTGATTCCCAGCAAATATATACTCCCTGCATTTTGAGGTATATCAACTCTGAGGTGCTAATAAAGTTTCATGCAGGAACAGATTATACTTAAATGGAGGTCACTATTTCCCCACCAAACTCCATTCCTTTAATAACAGATCCCAGATAGAAATGTCTATTCTGgcctatctgtaaaatggctaAAGCTAAGGTCACTTAGTGGAAGTTATTTTATGAATCATCAATATCCACATATGTTTGAGGAGGGGAAAGCAAATAACTATGGACCAAAGAGTAGTAGAAGACAGTAATTTCACCCCAAGACATCTTCCTTTGGttggaaaaaaagtgtttttaacaTCCTTTCCAAATGTAACATTTACTCACCAAGTTTAGTGTTTAACCCAACATAGTAGTTTCCATTGAATAACTACATTTTCCTTACCTTGTGtgtggtgctaagtcgcttcagttgtgtctggctctgtgagaccctatggactgtggcctgccaggctcttctgtctgtgggattctctaggcaagaatactggagtgggttgccatgccctcctccaggcccaAGGATCAACCCAAGTCTCTTAAAACTCCTGCATTGATGGGCAGGTTCTTACCACTAGCACTCTTCCTTATGTTACCTTTTGGGAAAACTCCAACTTCATAGGAATATGATTGCTGCCAGTCTTGGAAAATGTTATCACAGGCATTGTGTGTGGCGCCAGAGGGAGGTGGTCAATCTCTGCACAGTGGGAGGTCTACATATATTAACCCAGTGATACACTTTAAGCCTGACTAAACATCCCACAAAATAAAGAGTGCGTTATAGTATTCTCCACTTGTATGAAGAAAGAGTCCCACCACCTGGTCACCCCacaatgtgactttttaaaatgatttttcaattAAACAAAGTTGAAAGGGAGCTCTTTTCTCAGTGAACTCTCTATTGTGTCTTAAAACTAAGAATTTTGCAAATGTGAAGTCTTTATTCCAAATACTGTTGAAAAACATATGTAAGATTAGCAATTATTTCTAAATGATGTCATGTGTTGTGATGACCTATGATATGTACTTTGGAGGTCCTGGCATTATAAATTTATTCAGGATGCTTTTAAATACATGGAAAGAAAAATTAGCATATTAACTgttacataaaacagataaagacAAATTCTTGATCAAAGGAATAATTTGGGAAATTTCCAACATACTCTGACAGAATGGATGAATGATgtaaactgaaaatatatattccatAATCATGCTCTAAATTTCCCCAATTGTGATTTTTTAATACAAGAAAAACAATTTAGAGGTAATAGTAAGTTCTCAAATTTTGCTGAagtattttttttcattccttcaaTCCTATTATTCATGGTGAAAGGAAtaatttggaaaattattttggaataattttgtaatttatggaaatttcaaaatgtaaaaagatCATCTAAGTAATTTTTTCTCAATGCAAGAAATTGATTTCTATTCATACCACATATTGCACAATAGGATAAcgatataaataaaaacaactataaatcaaaataatagaattatggagaacaaaggaaataaaacaattttagaGATAATGGGGGAAAAATTAAGACTCACCTTTCCGAATTGTTCTGATTCGGAGAGCTGTTGTCTTTCGTCCGCTGAGCCTGGACCTTGAGGCAGGCTAGGACTGAAGGCCATGAGATCGGTTTTGGGCGGTCCCTCTCCAGAGCACACCCTCTGCCGCCTCTCCCGCGAATAGGACCAGCTCCCCACCGCGCTGGAGCACACCAGCCTGGGCTTCACCGGCCCGCACGCGCCCTCCCTGGGCGGCGCCGAACACCGCAGCGCCGTGTACAGCAGCAGCGTGAGCACCAACAGGCTGGACACCGCGCAGATGGCGATGATCAGATACACGTTCACATCCACCAGAACGGCCTCCGCTTCAGAGGCGCCAGACAACGCCCGTGAAGAGGCCTTGGGCGCCTGGCCGCTGTCCTCCAGCGACAGCAGCACAGTGGCCGTGGCCGTCAGCGCCGGCTCGCCGTGGTCCTTCACCAGCACCAGTAGGTGCTGGCGCGGCGCGTCCGCCTCGTCCAGGGCGCGCGTCGTGCTGATCTCGCCGGTGTACAGCCCCACGCGGAACGGGCTGCTCGCGCCACCCGCCGCCGGCTGCAGCTCGTACGACAGCCACGCGTTGTAGCCTGAGTCGGCGTCCACCGCGCGCACCTTCGCCACCACGTGGCCCGCGCCCACCGAACGCGCCACCACCTGGCTCACCGCGCTGGGTCCTCTACCTGGCCCGGGCGGCAGTAGCGCAGGCGCGTTGTCGTTCTCATCCAGCACAAACACCTGCAGCGTCACGTTGCTGCCCAGGGGCGGCACGCCTGCGTCGCGCGCGCTCACCTGGAACTGCAGCAGCTCCAGCTCCTCGTGGTCCAGCGGCTGCAGCGCGTACACCTTGCCGCTCTCCGCGTGCACCGACACGTAGCTCGACAGCGCGCGCTCGCCCACCCGCCGCTCCACCAGCGAGTAGGACACCAGAGCGTTCTCCTGCGCGTCCGCGTCTCGCGCAGACACGGTGAAGATGTGGCAGCCGGGCGGGTTGTTCTCTTTCACGAACACCGTGTACTCGGGCTGCGCGAACGCGGGCGCATTGTCGTTCACGTCGGCCACCTCCACGGACACGCTGGCCGTGGCCGACAACGAAGGCGAGCCCCCGTCCCTCGCGGTCACCACCACCTCATAGTTCGCCACGCTCTCGCGATCCAAGACGCTGTCCAACACGAGTGAATAGTAATTCTTGAAGGTGGACACCAGTTTGAAGAGGTCTTGGGGAATCAGGGTGCAGGTCACCTGTCCATTGACACCGGAGTCACGGTCGGCCACCGTGATGAGAGCAATGACACTGCCCAGTGGAGCATCTTCTCGAATGGGAAGTGAAAGAGACGTGATTGAGACTTCTGGTGAGTTATCATTGATGTCCACAAGTTTTACTGAAATTTTACAGTGCCCAGACATTGACGGAGTCCCGTTGTCATACGCAATAACTTGAATATCATATAATTTCACTTCTTCATAATCTAATTGTCCCTTAGTTCTAATTTCCCCTGAGCTAGGATCTATGTTGAACTTGGTCTTTATATTCTGGGACACATCACTACTAAATGAATACACAATCTCACTATTTGATCCTTCATCTGCGTCAGAAGAATTTAATTTAATCACCAAGGTTCCATTTGCCACGTTCTCTAACAACTGTATTTTGTAAACTGATTGGTCAAAAGTAGGTTCGTTGTCATTCACATCTAATACCTTAATAAGCAACTGAACAGTGCCCGTGAGCTCAGGTTTGCCCCCATCAGTAGCCACTAGTAACAAATTAATTTCAGCAGTTTCCTCTCTGTCCAGAGATTTCCTCAGCAcaagagacaaagactgacttGGTTCATCATTTGTCTCTATATCTAGAAAGAAATACTCACTGGAGCTGAGCTTGTAGGTGAGAAGAGCGTTTACTCCGATATCTGCATCAAATGCCCCCTCTAGAGGAAACCGTGAGTCAAGCAGTCTCGATTCGTGAAACCGGATAGTCTTTACCGCCACTGGAAATGCTGGCGGGTTGTCGTTAATGTCCTTCACCTCCACCTCTACATGGAACACCTGCAGCGGCCGGTCCACGATCACCTCCAGGTGGATACTGCACTCTGCCCTCCTCCCGCACAGCTCCTCCCGGTCGATCCGAGAATTCACAAACAAAATGCCATTCTGCAGATTTACCTCCAGAAGGTCCCTGCGGCCTTTGGATGCCACCCGGAACAGGCGCGGCACCAGCTCCGCCAGCTCCAGTCCCAGGTCCTGGGCTATGCGGCCCACGAAGGTGCCGTGTTTGGCCTCCTCAGCGACTGAGTAGCGGACCTGGCCTCTCCCGGCCTCGCCTACAGCTAAGAGCAGAAGCAGCGGAAGCAGATGCCGGACCTCCACGCCCCTACTCTTAGAAGACACCATCACCAATTCTCAGTGAGTTGATCAAATTAGAATATCGTGTTgtgcaaaattttaaatgttgtcCTCTAATCTCTGCTCAAGTCCTGCTGCCTCTCTTATTGCTCTCCTCTCTGGAGTTACAATAGGGTTCTGGGTATTTTTCTTCTTAGAGAACATACTGTGGTAAGACAGcgacatcatgtggccaaaatgtAGGCTCTActgttgattgtgtggatttaaatTTTAACAATTGCTCAGGCTAAGTTTCCTGATAGATTTCATTTAGGAAAAATACCTATCTTAAACTGAAATATATCATTTCCCCCTTTTACtgtgttaaaaatatataacaaaatttaccataTCATCCACTTTTAAGTATAAAGTTTAGTTTGTTATAGTCACATTGTTGTGAAATATCTTGAGAACTTTCATCTTGCAAACATGAATCTCTATACCCATTAGAAAACAACTCCCCTTTTCCACCACACTGCATCCCTCtcaccaccattctactttctgtttctacagATTTGACCACTCTAGGTACCTCACATAAATGAAATCTCACAGTTTGGTTGTGACTGGATTatttcatgttgtagcatgtgatgAATTTCCTTACTTATAAGGTCAAataatattctgattttttatataccacatttttttaTATACCACATTCATCCACCTGTCCATggatatcttggttgcttccaccttttagctATTGAGACTAGTGCTGTTATAACCATGGGTAtgaaaatatgggcttcccttgcagctcagttggtaaagaatccacctacaatgtagaaaacccaggttcgattcctgggttgggaagatccctggagaaggaaatggcaacccactccagtattcttgcctggagaatcccatggactgtagcctgccaggctcctctgtccataggatcacaagagtcagacacaacttggcaactaaaccgtCACCACCATGAAAATATCTGTGAGACCCTGCTTCCAGTTCTTTTGGATAtaacaatttttttctgtttcttcaagtAAAACACATGGAAATCAAAGGctattttagtttatattttataaattgaaaatatatttatatatttaatttttgctttggGATTTAATTTCGCTTTCTGGACTGTTCACAGATGTTTGTAAATTAatactttattttcctcatctggaTAATGTATTCTTAATTAAGAATATCCCCTTTTCTACTACATTTGGATTTTTATTCAAGAACAGTACAATTGATCTCTTTTTAGTGTTGAGAATATCTTACTTTAATAATTCTTAGCTGTCCCCTTCATATACAGTTGATATGAAAATATGACAAAGATAACATAGggataaaacaaaatgaattgaGGGTAAGTCAGTGTCAAAATGCATAAAAGTTATCTTCAGTTACTCTAAGGAGGTCacaaccacaaagaaggctgaacactgcagaactgatgctttcaaactgtggtgctgaagaagactcttgagagtcctttggacagtaaggagattaaatcagtcagttctaaaggaaatcaaccccgaatattcactggaaggactgatgctgagctgaagctccaatactttggccacctgatgcaaagagcctattcactggaaaagactctgatgctgggaaagattgagacatgaggagaagagggagacagtggatgagatagttaaatggcatcactgactcaatggacatgagtttgagcaaactgcaggagatggtgaaggacagggaagcctggagtgctgcagttcatggggtcgaaaagagttggacacatcttatGACTGAACCACAATAAGGCACTCACAAACTTTGTTTTcagcaaagaggaaaacaaaaataaactgcaaaattTATAGtgtcagtaaaagaaaaaaatccttgttAAAGAAAAACTAGATTTTCCTGGTACTAAAATCCAATGCTAATTTCTCCCTTGAGTCTAATGTCTTAAGATACTTATGCATATCATCTATGAAGTATATATGTCTATTAATCATATTCTAACAATAAACTGACTTAAGCAAAAAAAGCAGaacattatttattgttttatacaTGGAAATGGAAAATTATGTACTAGTTTCAGGAAGAGCTGGGTGTACACACTTTAATAATGTCATAAGAAAATTATCTCAACATTTATAATACTTTTACATGTGATGGCAAAAATGGCTAGGGTAGCTTTTAGGCTACCTATTTTCAGGCCACATGTAGTGACTCtcagcagaaagaaaaatgcccTTTTCCTAGTAGCCCAATAGACAATCACTTCCTTTGATCCTGTTTAGATGACATATCTTTTCTTTAGTCAATAGTGGTGATGGTCCTCACACTGGCCAGACATGGTTTGCTTATTTATTCTTGAAGCCAGGAGATGAAATCAGGCACACCTAAATTATGTGGACTAAAAACAAGGAGGTTGGTTTTCGTTAAGGCCAGTACAAGGACTCATGTATTTGGTTTCTCCTGGAGCTTAAAGTGATTGCACATAGCTGCTAGCCATTATATCATTAAGTAGTTGCAGTGCAACTG encodes:
- the LOC102186588 gene encoding protocadherin alpha-2-like, giving the protein MVSSKSRGVEVRHLLPLLLLLAVGEAGRGQVRYSVAEEAKHGTFVGRIAQDLGLELAELVPRLFRVASKGRRDLLEVNLQNGILFVNSRIDREELCGRRAECSIHLEVIVDRPLQVFHVEVEVKDINDNPPAFPVAVKTIRFHESRLLDSRFPLEGAFDADIGVNALLTYKLSSSEYFFLDIETNDEPSQSLSLVLRKSLDREETAEINLLLVATDGGKPELTGTVQLLIKVLDVNDNEPTFDQSVYKIQLLENVANGTLVIKLNSSDADEGSNSEIVYSFSSDVSQNIKTKFNIDPSSGEIRTKGQLDYEEVKLYDIQVIAYDNGTPSMSGHCKISVKLVDINDNSPEVSITSLSLPIREDAPLGSVIALITVADRDSGVNGQVTCTLIPQDLFKLVSTFKNYYSLVLDSVLDRESVANYEVVVTARDGGSPSLSATASVSVEVADVNDNAPAFAQPEYTVFVKENNPPGCHIFTVSARDADAQENALVSYSLVERRVGERALSSYVSVHAESGKVYALQPLDHEELELLQFQVSARDAGVPPLGSNVTLQVFVLDENDNAPALLPPGPGRGPSAVSQVVARSVGAGHVVAKVRAVDADSGYNAWLSYELQPAAGGASSPFRVGLYTGEISTTRALDEADAPRQHLLVLVKDHGEPALTATATVLLSLEDSGQAPKASSRALSGASEAEAVLVDVNVYLIIAICAVSSLLVLTLLLYTALRCSAPPREGACGPVKPRLVCSSAVGSWSYSRERRQRVCSGEGPPKTDLMAFSPSLPQGPGSADERQQLSESEQFGKGGAVRAEGGMQHPPGGDRGPAAAGVPCGGGGEGH